A region of Paenibacillus sp. JNUCC-31 DNA encodes the following proteins:
- the sigK gene encoding RNA polymerase sporulation sigma factor SigK, with product MPGLFTAIALFIKELTLLVSYVKNNAFPQPLAEDDEAKHLRLMAEGNAHSRNLLIEHNLRLVAHIVKKFDNTGEDQEDLISIGTIGLIKAIESFQQGKGTKLATFAARCIENEILMHLRSLKKTRKDVSLHDPIGTDKEGNEITLIDILGTEADDVVDKVQLKIEKSKIYRNLDILDDREKEVVIGRFGLEAGGEERTQREIAKELGISRSYVSRIEKRALMKLYHEFYKAKQ from the coding sequence GTGCCCGGATTGTTTACCGCAATTGCCCTGTTCATCAAAGAGTTAACGTTACTCGTCTCGTATGTCAAAAATAATGCATTTCCCCAGCCATTGGCTGAGGATGATGAAGCCAAGCATTTACGCCTCATGGCTGAAGGCAATGCACATTCCCGTAATTTGCTTATCGAACACAATCTGCGCCTCGTTGCGCATATCGTCAAGAAATTTGACAATACTGGCGAAGACCAGGAAGACCTGATTTCCATCGGAACGATTGGTTTGATTAAGGCGATCGAAAGTTTTCAACAAGGCAAAGGGACCAAACTCGCTACGTTTGCTGCCCGGTGTATCGAAAACGAAATACTTATGCATTTGCGCTCACTGAAGAAAACACGTAAAGACGTATCCCTTCACGATCCGATAGGAACGGACAAAGAGGGCAATGAAATCACTCTTATTGATATCCTCGGAACAGAAGCCGACGACGTTGTAGATAAGGTGCAACTCAAGATTGAAAAAAGTAAGATTTACCGCAATCTCGATATCTTGGATGATCGGGAGAAGGAAGTTGTGATTGGCCGATTTGGCCTGGAGGCAGGAGGGGAAGAGCGTACCCAACGCGAGATTGCCAAGGAACTTGGCATCTCACGCTCCTACGTATCACGGATAGAGAAAAGGGCGCTGATGAAACTGTATCACGAGTTTTATAAGGCGAAGCAATGA